The Staphylococcus carnosus genome has a segment encoding these proteins:
- a CDS encoding glycosyltransferase family 2 protein produces MREKLLSIIVPVYNVQGYLHDCIESLLEQNLDDNLYEIILINDGSLDGSGEIINHFSKMHSNVKAYHFENSGLGATRNKGIELAQGKYIAFLDSDDFVPKNAYSSLLESAFINEAEVVTGPVERFENNKYSRSGLHKKVDFTEKINTNFFETPSLVYDSTSTNKIYKSSFLKENQIVFPENIVYEDIYFTMKSFSLAKKINIIPTVTYVWRIRTGESVSISQDRFNIQSYKDRVNTCLNTLSFLKKHASKKLCDEFEKKVIIFDLPLFFPEYTETNKSYTKDFIKVTRKALTKLDKRYILDCDYRKQAIYYAIQKKDYKTVLNYSVDKVKTMQLGKISNSKPSDKYLKNYYLKKSLSITATF; encoded by the coding sequence ATGCGAGAAAAACTTTTAAGTATCATTGTACCTGTTTATAATGTCCAAGGATATCTACACGACTGTATAGAATCATTGCTAGAACAAAATCTAGATGATAACTTATATGAAATAATTTTAATTAATGATGGATCTTTAGACGGCTCTGGTGAAATTATCAATCACTTTAGTAAAATGCACTCTAATGTTAAAGCTTATCATTTTGAAAATAGCGGTCTAGGTGCTACTCGTAATAAAGGAATTGAACTAGCACAAGGAAAATATATTGCGTTTTTAGACAGCGATGACTTTGTTCCTAAAAATGCTTATAGTTCATTATTAGAATCTGCCTTTATTAATGAAGCAGAGGTAGTAACAGGACCCGTAGAAAGATTTGAAAATAACAAATATAGCCGTTCAGGTTTACATAAAAAAGTAGATTTTACTGAAAAAATAAACACTAATTTCTTTGAAACACCTTCTTTAGTTTATGATAGTACTAGTACTAACAAAATATATAAATCTTCTTTCTTAAAAGAAAACCAAATTGTGTTCCCAGAAAATATAGTTTATGAAGACATCTATTTTACAATGAAATCTTTTAGCTTAGCTAAAAAAATTAACATCATTCCAACAGTGACTTATGTCTGGAGAATCAGAACTGGAGAGAGTGTTTCAATTTCTCAAGATCGATTCAATATACAAAGCTATAAAGATCGTGTAAATACATGCTTGAATACTCTATCATTTCTCAAAAAACATGCTTCTAAAAAATTGTGTGACGAATTCGAAAAGAAAGTAATAATTTTTGATTTACCTCTGTTCTTTCCTGAATATACAGAAACTAACAAGTCATATACTAAAGATTTTATTAAAGTTACGAGAAAAGCACTTACTAAGCTGGATAAACGATATATTTTAGACTGTGATTATCGCAAGCAAGCAATTTACTATGCCATACAAAAAAAGGATTATAAAACAGTTTTAAATTATAGTGTTGATAAAGTAAAAACTATGCAATTAGGCAAAATTTCAAACTCAAAGCCTTCTGATAAGTATTTGAAAAATTATTATTTAAAAAAATCACTTTCAATCACAGCGACATTTTAA